The following proteins come from a genomic window of Rissa tridactyla isolate bRisTri1 chromosome 11, bRisTri1.patW.cur.20221130, whole genome shotgun sequence:
- the DELE1 gene encoding death ligand signal enhancer isoform X1 produces the protein MWRLLLGRGLGRCWPPPARPACAAGPATPPNDSRGPSPERAPGCQNGQGGGRQQPLPGLVPRYSVLEAVTWGALGALLLQLVRQVSWLRSLPDARREHRSLWLSSLPSQQTGVTEASTSCPSAQLGSRFQQEASPEVVSENSSSGIPSGQGGSQPWAEVGQFRTSESSSLGTVLCTPKGDPAQRGRLEEAAFQLQQIFRIDISIALNILGIESMRAGHYRVAYTCFKLAADRGYSKAQFNVGLCYEHGRGTEKDLEKAAFYYYHAASSRHPMAQYRYARYLLCHRPENEWDRHQKAVTLLEQAATAGITEAQAYLGVFYMRGLQPKEKRGLKYLLLAAKNGDAQSRYHVGVCYEKGLGVQQNLAEAMKHYRQSAAAGNRNARERLRVLEEEVEDVQTKHPFPSGIRASSSSPCFWTIERVPAGLHATQPRQSAPALPHSWSADGLHMMMLGGAGWSRALGNGATSLELQCLEPHHCCF, from the exons ATgtggcggctgctgctgggcCGCGGCCTGGGCCGCTGctggccgccccccgcccgccccgcctgcgccgccggccccgccaccCCGCCGAACGACAGCCGCGGGCCCAGCCCCGAGCG AGCGCCCGGTTGTCAGAatggacaaggaggaggaaggcagcagcccctgcccggccTGGTGCCCCGCTACTCGGTGCTGGAGGCAGTCAcctgg gGAGCGCTCGGTGCGCTGCTTCTGCAGCTGGTCAGACAGGTCTCGTGGCTGAGATCGCTGCCGGACGCCAGGAGAGAGCACAGGTCTCTCTGGCTCTCTTCATTGCCCTCTCAGCAGACAG GGGTGACTGAAGCCTCAACCAGCTGTCCCAGTGCGCAGCTGGGGTCCCGCTTCCAGCAGGAAGCAAGTCCAGAGGTCGTATCAGAGAACTCATCCTCAGGTATCCCCTCAGGGCAAGGAgggagccagccctgggcagaAGTGG ggcAGTTCCGCACCTCTGAGAGCTCCAGCCTGGGGACAGTTCTCTGCACTCCAAAG GGTGACCCAGCTCAGCGAGGACGTTTAGAggaagctgctttccagttgcAGCAGATTTTCCGGATTGACATTTCCATTGCATTGAATATCCTCG GGATTGAAAGTATGAGAGCGGGCCATTACAGGGTAGCCTATACCTGCTTTAAACTGGCAGCGGATCGAGGCTACAGCAAAGCCCAGTTCAACGTGGGTCTGTGTTACGAGCATGGCAGAGGCACGGAAAAAGACTTGGAAAAG gcAGCTTTTTATTACTACCACGCGGCCAGCAGCCGTCACCCCATGGCACAGTACCGCTACGCTCGATACCTCTTGTGCCACAGACCTGAAAATGAATGGGACAGGCATCAGAAAGCAGTGACTCTGCTGGAGCAAGCAGCTACGGCCGGGATTACAGAG GCACAGGCTTATCTTGGGGTGTTCTACATGAGGGGGCTGCAACCCAAGGAAAAGAGAGGTCTGAAGtacctgctgctggcagcgaAGAACGGT GATGCCCAAAGCAGGTATCATGTGGGCGTTTGCTATGAGAAGGGCCTTGGAGTGCAGCAGAACCTGGCAGAAGCGATGAAGCACTACCGACAGTCAGCTGCTGCGGGGAACAGGAACGCCCGGGAGAGACTGCGAGTGTTAGAAGAGGAGGTGGAAG ATGTGCAAACAAAGCATCCCTTCCCTTCCGGAATAAGAGCCTCTTCCTCTAGCCCCTGTTTCTGGACTATTGAGCGTGTGCCTGCGGGACTCCACGCCACCCAGCCAAGACAATCTGCCCCCGCCCTGCCCCACTCTTGGAGCGCAGACGGACTCCACATGATGATGCTCGGCGGTGCAGGATGGAGCCGTGCCCTCGGAAACGGGGCAACGTCACTGGAGCTGCAGTGCTTGGAGCCCCACCACTGCTGTTTCTAG
- the DELE1 gene encoding death ligand signal enhancer isoform X2 produces the protein MWRLLLGRGLGRCWPPPARPACAAGPATPPNDSRGPSPERAPGCQNGQGGGRQQPLPGLVPRYSVLEAVTWGALGALLLQLVRQVSWLRSLPDARREHRSLWLSSLPSQQTGVTEASTSCPSAQLGSRFQQEASPEVVSENSSSGQFRTSESSSLGTVLCTPKGDPAQRGRLEEAAFQLQQIFRIDISIALNILGIESMRAGHYRVAYTCFKLAADRGYSKAQFNVGLCYEHGRGTEKDLEKAAFYYYHAASSRHPMAQYRYARYLLCHRPENEWDRHQKAVTLLEQAATAGITEAQAYLGVFYMRGLQPKEKRGLKYLLLAAKNGDAQSRYHVGVCYEKGLGVQQNLAEAMKHYRQSAAAGNRNARERLRVLEEEVEDVQTKHPFPSGIRASSSSPCFWTIERVPAGLHATQPRQSAPALPHSWSADGLHMMMLGGAGWSRALGNGATSLELQCLEPHHCCF, from the exons ATgtggcggctgctgctgggcCGCGGCCTGGGCCGCTGctggccgccccccgcccgccccgcctgcgccgccggccccgccaccCCGCCGAACGACAGCCGCGGGCCCAGCCCCGAGCG AGCGCCCGGTTGTCAGAatggacaaggaggaggaaggcagcagcccctgcccggccTGGTGCCCCGCTACTCGGTGCTGGAGGCAGTCAcctgg gGAGCGCTCGGTGCGCTGCTTCTGCAGCTGGTCAGACAGGTCTCGTGGCTGAGATCGCTGCCGGACGCCAGGAGAGAGCACAGGTCTCTCTGGCTCTCTTCATTGCCCTCTCAGCAGACAG GGGTGACTGAAGCCTCAACCAGCTGTCCCAGTGCGCAGCTGGGGTCCCGCTTCCAGCAGGAAGCAAGTCCAGAGGTCGTATCAGAGAACTCATCCTCAG ggcAGTTCCGCACCTCTGAGAGCTCCAGCCTGGGGACAGTTCTCTGCACTCCAAAG GGTGACCCAGCTCAGCGAGGACGTTTAGAggaagctgctttccagttgcAGCAGATTTTCCGGATTGACATTTCCATTGCATTGAATATCCTCG GGATTGAAAGTATGAGAGCGGGCCATTACAGGGTAGCCTATACCTGCTTTAAACTGGCAGCGGATCGAGGCTACAGCAAAGCCCAGTTCAACGTGGGTCTGTGTTACGAGCATGGCAGAGGCACGGAAAAAGACTTGGAAAAG gcAGCTTTTTATTACTACCACGCGGCCAGCAGCCGTCACCCCATGGCACAGTACCGCTACGCTCGATACCTCTTGTGCCACAGACCTGAAAATGAATGGGACAGGCATCAGAAAGCAGTGACTCTGCTGGAGCAAGCAGCTACGGCCGGGATTACAGAG GCACAGGCTTATCTTGGGGTGTTCTACATGAGGGGGCTGCAACCCAAGGAAAAGAGAGGTCTGAAGtacctgctgctggcagcgaAGAACGGT GATGCCCAAAGCAGGTATCATGTGGGCGTTTGCTATGAGAAGGGCCTTGGAGTGCAGCAGAACCTGGCAGAAGCGATGAAGCACTACCGACAGTCAGCTGCTGCGGGGAACAGGAACGCCCGGGAGAGACTGCGAGTGTTAGAAGAGGAGGTGGAAG ATGTGCAAACAAAGCATCCCTTCCCTTCCGGAATAAGAGCCTCTTCCTCTAGCCCCTGTTTCTGGACTATTGAGCGTGTGCCTGCGGGACTCCACGCCACCCAGCCAAGACAATCTGCCCCCGCCCTGCCCCACTCTTGGAGCGCAGACGGACTCCACATGATGATGCTCGGCGGTGCAGGATGGAGCCGTGCCCTCGGAAACGGGGCAACGTCACTGGAGCTGCAGTGCTTGGAGCCCCACCACTGCTGTTTCTAG